A window of Lodderomyces elongisporus chromosome 8, complete sequence genomic DNA:
TGAAAGCATGGCAGCCAATATTGACCCCCAAATCTGTGATTCCATTTCTAATAGTATTGGCTGTTATTTTTGCACCTTTGGGTATAGCTATTATTTTCACAACTTATAACGTGCAAGAGTTGAATATCGACTATTCCCATTGCGATCGACAGAGTGATGAGTTTACATCTATCCCCAGCAAGTATACTGGCTCGCATTTCGATGGTAGTACGAAACCTGATTTTAAATGGAAGTTGGAAAATATAACAGATGGCGATGATATAACTTCGAGATGTGTGATTCAGTTTAATGTTCCAGACTTGAAGCCTCCATTGTACTTGTACTATAAACTTACCAACTTCTTTCAAAACCATAGGAAATATGTTGAGAGTTATGACTTGGACCAGTTGGCAGGCAAAGCATTATCTAGTGACGATGTGACCGATAACTGTAAGCCATTAAAACATAGAGAGTATAACGGTGAACAGAAATTGATTTATCCATGTGGACTTATTGCCAACTCGTATTTCAATGATACAATCTACCTGCCGGTTTTGCTCAACGCGAGAAACGGTGAGAACAATGAAACGTATACATTCTCCGACCAAGGTATATCGTGGTCTTCAGATCGCAACCACAAGTTCAAAAAGACCAAGTACTCGCCAGAT
This region includes:
- the mug89 gene encoding Cell division control protein yields the protein MNFLRRRRQSTSSDDDVSLNDQSQIHKSRKPPNTAFRQQRLKAWQPILTPKSVIPFLIVLAVIFAPLGIAIIFTTYNVQELNIDYSHCDRQSDEFTSIPSKYTGSHFDGSTKPDFKWKLENITDGDDITSRCVIQFNVPDLKPPLYLYYKLTNFFQNHRKYVESYDLDQLAGKALSSDDVTDNCKPLKHREYNGEQKLIYPCGLIANSYFNDTIYSPVLLNARNGENNETYTFSDQGISWSSDRNHKFKKTKYSPDEVVPPPNWDKMFPDGYNDTNMPDVQKWEHLQNWMRTAALPNFYKLYGQNTTQSMSSGTYQISIDMNYPVEIFGGSKSVVITTNSIFGGRNVSLGVIYIIVAVICLVLGIGFLLQVLIKPRKLGDHNYLQEGEMATYRDQL